The genomic interval ACGGACTGGTGCTCCGCCTCATCTTCGGCGCCGTCCAGTTCGGCGGCGTGCTGTTGGACAATGAGCTGGGTTTTCTCTACGCCCAGCAGGTCAATCCCGCCCTGCCGGTCAGCGGCGGCATTTTCAGCCGCCTGTTCCTCCTCATGGCCATTCTCTATTTCTGGACCTTCGACTACTTCCGCATCGTCATGGCGGCGATCCACCAGAGCTTCATCCTCATTCCCCTGGGAGTTATGGACCGGCCGCTGTTCGACTTCGCCATGCTGGTCAAGCTGGGCGCGGCCCTTTTCGCCGGGGGACTCACCTTCGCCGCGCCCATCATGGCCCTCATGTTCTTCGTCACGATTACCGTCGGCTTCCTGGCCCGCACCGTGCAGGGGATGAACATCTTCTCGGACGTCTTCGTCTTTAAGGTCGCCGTGGGCCTTATCGGCATCCTGGTTTTCCTGCCCCTTCTTTTCTTCATCATGAAGGTGCAGATGGAGAAGATCATCCCGATGTCGTCGGAATACTTCAAATTCCTCAGCCCTTCCTGACATGCCCCAGGACGACCTGAAAAATCTG from Verrucomicrobium sp. carries:
- a CDS encoding flagellar biosynthetic protein FliR — protein: MELFVNPIALWLIASRLSGWMLLSPGFAEINTPQLTRAAMILWLSYLLLPLVGPITPQAHLYTMPDIIVAVVGEFIIGAGYGLVLRLIFGAVQFGGVLLDNELGFLYAQQVNPALPVSGGIFSRLFLLMAILYFWTFDYFRIVMAAIHQSFILIPLGVMDRPLFDFAMLVKLGAALFAGGLTFAAPIMALMFFVTITVGFLARTVQGMNIFSDVFVFKVAVGLIGILVFLPLLFFIMKVQMEKIIPMSSEYFKFLSPS